CTTGTTCTCCACGATCACGGGCTGGCCCAGTCGCTTGTTCAGGCGCTCGGCCAGGGTGCGCGCCATGATGTCGGTGGCACCACCGGGCGCGAACGGCACGACGATGGTGACGGGCTTGCTGGGGTAGTTCTGGGCCTGGGCAGGGCCGCACAGGGCCGCGGCGGCGAGGGCGATGCCCGCCATCAGTTGCTTGATCATGGGTCTGTCTCCTGGTGCTTGTGGTGGTGAAAAAAAGTCATTGGCCCGAGGGGATCGCCAGCGCGTCGAGCATGCAGGCCCCCTGGCCCGCCTCCTTGACGAGCAGCGGATTGACCTCGACCTCGGCCACCTGGTCGCCCAAGGCGAGCACGGCGCGCGAGAAGGCGGCGATCGCAGCGCACGCGGCATCCACGTCGCCCGGCGGGCGGCCACGGTAGCCGGCAAGCAGCGGGAAGGCCTTGAGCTCGCCCAGCATCTCGCGGGCCATGGCCTCGTCCACGGGCAGCACGCGGTGGCTCACGTCCTGGTAGAGCTCGGTCAGCACGCCGCCCAGGCCGACGGTGAGCGTCATGCCGAACACCGGGTCGCGCGTGGCGCCCACGATGAGCTCGGCCACGCCCGATTCCATCCTGCAGACGAGGATGCCCTCGATGCGCGCCCGCGGGTCGTGGCGGCGGCAGCTGGCCAGCACTTCGCCGAAGGCCTGGCGCACCTGGGCGGCATCCGCCAGGCGCAGGCGCACGCCGCCAGCCTCGGTCTTGTGGGCGATGTCGGGCGACAGCACCTTGATCACTACCGGATAGCCGATCGCATCAGCCGCCGCCGCCGCTTCGTCGGCCGTGGCGGCCACGCGCTCGGGGGCGGCGGGCACGCCATGCTGCGCGAGCAGCCGCTTGGTGCGGTATTCGTCCAGGCTGTCCGGCAGTGCCGCGCGGGCAGGGGCGGATTGCCGGCGCACGGCCATCCAGCGGTTGCGCCGGCGCCGCTCCTGCCACAGCAGGAAGGGCGCGAGCGCCGAGGTCGCCACGCCTATGTCCTCGAACACCGGCACGCCGCCGGCGCGCAGCTGCTCGCGCGCCGTGGCGGCGCCGGTGTCTATGGCCACGAACAGCTTGGGGTACTGCCGAGACACGGCGCACAGGTCGTCGGCCATGCGGTCGAGCAGGTAGCCCGGCGCGTAGACGAGCACGGTGTCCACCGCATCGCTTTGCGCCAGCGCCTGCATGGCCGTGCGCACGAAGCCGGGGTCGTTGACCACGTTGCCCGTCACGTCCACGGGGTTGGAGACCATGCCGTAGTCGGGAATGCCCGCGCGCAGCTGGTCCTGCAGCGCCTGCGGCAGCGTGGGCACATCCAGGCCCGCGCCGATGAACTTGTCGGCCAGGATGGCGCCCAGCGCGCCGCTGATGGTGATGATGGCCACGCGCCGGCCCGCGCGCCTGTGGCGGTAGCCCGCCAGGTGCGCCAGCTGCGCCATCTGCACGAAATCGTGGCTCTGGATGATGTCCAGCTGCCGGAAGGCGGCCCGGTAGATGGCCTGGTCGCCCGCCAGCGCCGAGGTGTGCGAGCGCACGGCCTGCGCGCCCTTGTCGGTCTCGCCCGCCTTGTAGAGGACGAGCAGCTTGTCGCGCCTGGCGAACTCCTCGGCCGCGGCGATGAAGCGCGGGCCGTCGCGCAGTTCCTCCATGTAGCCCACGCAGACCTGCGTGGCAGCGTCCTGCGCCAGGTATTCAAGGTACTGCGCAAAGTCCACGCAGGCCTCGTTGCCGGTGTTGATGAAGTGGCTGAAGTCCACGCCCAGGCGCCGCGCAATGGCATACACCGCCGCGCACACGTTGCCGCTTTGCGTGAGCAGGCTCACGCTGCCGGGGCCCTGTTGCATGGGCGCGGTGTTGAACACCGAGGCGAAGCTGGTGTGCGCCTGGCT
This region of Alicycliphilus denitrificans K601 genomic DNA includes:
- a CDS encoding acetate--CoA ligase family protein is translated as MTTHRLEPLLNPASIAIVGASSNPARIGGMPLAHLTRFGYAGRIYPINPKYEEVFGLRCWRDIEALPAAPDLAVLAIAAQDVLPMLRRCAAKGVRAAIVYAAGFAEAGAQGAALQAELEAFVAGTDMVVAGPNAMGFANLNSQAHTSFASVFNTAPMQQGPGSVSLLTQSGNVCAAVYAIARRLGVDFSHFINTGNEACVDFAQYLEYLAQDAATQVCVGYMEELRDGPRFIAAAEEFARRDKLLVLYKAGETDKGAQAVRSHTSALAGDQAIYRAAFRQLDIIQSHDFVQMAQLAHLAGYRHRRAGRRVAIITISGALGAILADKFIGAGLDVPTLPQALQDQLRAGIPDYGMVSNPVDVTGNVVNDPGFVRTAMQALAQSDAVDTVLVYAPGYLLDRMADDLCAVSRQYPKLFVAIDTGAATAREQLRAGGVPVFEDIGVATSALAPFLLWQERRRRNRWMAVRRQSAPARAALPDSLDEYRTKRLLAQHGVPAAPERVAATADEAAAAADAIGYPVVIKVLSPDIAHKTEAGGVRLRLADAAQVRQAFGEVLASCRRHDPRARIEGILVCRMESGVAELIVGATRDPVFGMTLTVGLGGVLTELYQDVSHRVLPVDEAMAREMLGELKAFPLLAGYRGRPPGDVDAACAAIAAFSRAVLALGDQVAEVEVNPLLVKEAGQGACMLDALAIPSGQ